One Thiocapsa bogorovii DNA segment encodes these proteins:
- the ppsR gene encoding transcriptional regulator PpsR — MSPFRAPKESFGTLDAETAAALVEGATDIAVVVDQAGIVCDISFGSEDLSSELTRDWIGQPWLTTVLPESRANLEALLSEASGTRVTRWRQVNHPSVRGTDIPIQYRALRLGTSVVALGRNLQGMAALQQQLVDAQQALERDYWRFRQVETRYRLLFRMVSEAILIIDAPTQRVVEANPAAGQLLGESPTRVIGRPFPEGFDTEGTQSINGLLAGVRAAGRADDVRAKLADGMQEFLVSASLLRQENLSFLLVRLSPIVAESATFTLPENRARYLRVLENAPDCVVITDADGRVLSANNTFLALTEIAAEQQARGESLDRWLGRPGVDLNVLMANLRQHDTVRLFATTLRGEYGSTTDIEISAAAVRNGERPYFGFFIRDVGRRLHAEQPTSPEQPRWLDQLTDRVGRVPLKELVRESTDTIERLCIEAALKLTGDNRASAAELLGLSRQSLYVKIDRYGISDQAAEPSAPSDK, encoded by the coding sequence GTGAGTCCGTTCAGAGCCCCGAAGGAATCGTTCGGCACCCTCGATGCCGAAACGGCGGCGGCGCTGGTTGAAGGCGCAACCGACATCGCGGTCGTGGTGGACCAGGCGGGCATCGTCTGCGACATCTCGTTCGGCAGCGAGGATCTCTCGAGCGAGCTCACCAGGGACTGGATCGGACAACCCTGGCTGACCACCGTGCTCCCGGAGAGCCGCGCAAACCTCGAAGCCTTGCTCAGCGAGGCATCCGGGACCCGCGTCACCCGATGGCGCCAGGTCAACCATCCCTCCGTGCGCGGGACCGATATCCCGATTCAGTACAGAGCGTTACGTTTGGGAACGAGTGTCGTGGCACTGGGGCGCAACCTCCAGGGCATGGCAGCCCTGCAACAGCAGCTCGTCGATGCACAACAAGCCCTTGAGCGCGACTATTGGCGATTCCGGCAGGTCGAGACCCGGTATCGATTACTGTTTCGTATGGTTTCGGAGGCCATCCTGATCATCGATGCGCCGACCCAGCGGGTTGTCGAGGCGAATCCGGCCGCCGGACAGCTCCTCGGCGAATCGCCCACACGTGTGATCGGCCGTCCCTTCCCGGAAGGATTCGACACCGAGGGCACACAGTCGATCAATGGTCTTCTGGCCGGCGTCCGGGCCGCCGGTCGGGCGGACGACGTGCGGGCCAAGCTCGCCGACGGCATGCAGGAGTTCTTGGTCTCGGCCTCCCTGCTGCGTCAGGAAAACCTCTCTTTTCTCCTCGTGCGGCTGTCGCCGATCGTCGCCGAGAGTGCCACCTTTACCCTCCCGGAGAACCGGGCGCGCTATCTCCGCGTCCTGGAGAACGCACCGGACTGTGTCGTGATCACGGATGCAGACGGACGCGTCTTGAGCGCCAACAACACCTTCTTGGCCTTGACCGAGATCGCCGCGGAACAACAGGCGCGGGGCGAATCGCTGGACCGTTGGCTCGGACGTCCGGGCGTCGACCTGAATGTGCTGATGGCGAATCTGCGCCAACACGACACGGTCCGCCTCTTCGCGACCACGTTGCGCGGCGAATATGGATCCACGACCGATATCGAGATCTCGGCCGCCGCGGTTCGCAACGGGGAGCGTCCCTATTTCGGCTTCTTCATCCGAGATGTCGGTCGCCGGCTGCATGCCGAGCAACCGACGAGTCCGGAACAGCCTCGCTGGCTCGATCAGCTTACGGACCGGGTCGGGCGGGTTCCCCTCAAGGAGTTGGTGCGCGAATCGACCGATACCATCGAGCGCCTGTGTATCGAGGCGGCACTGAAACTGACCGGAGATAACCGCGCCTCGGCGGCCGAGTTGCTGGGCTTGAGCCGCCAAAGCCTATACGTCAAAATCGACCGTTACGGCATTTCCGACCAAGCAGCCGAGCCATCGGCGCCATCCGACAAGTGA
- the chlG gene encoding chlorophyll synthase ChlG has protein sequence MNRSALPAATSAYPSMPAILEVSHPITWFPPMWAFACGVVSSGAPVLQQWWLLLAGVLLAGPLMCGTSQVVNDWYDRHVDAINEPDRPIPSGRIPGRWGLYLALIWTTVSLLLAWMLGPWVFGASLIGMALAWAYSAPPFRLKGNGWWGNLAVGFSYEGLAWVTGAAVMLGGAMPDWRILALAVLYSIGAHGIMTLNDFKAIEGDKQMNVRSLPVQLGVDGAARLASLVMAVPQVIVIALLFAWDKPAHGIAVGVVLMIQLLLMVRFLQSPRERATWFSGLGVSVYVTGMMISAFALRGLLV, from the coding sequence ATGAATCGAAGCGCGTTACCCGCGGCAACGTCCGCCTATCCGTCCATGCCCGCGATCCTGGAAGTGTCGCACCCCATTACCTGGTTCCCGCCGATGTGGGCCTTCGCGTGCGGGGTCGTCTCCTCCGGCGCGCCCGTCCTGCAGCAGTGGTGGCTCCTGCTCGCCGGCGTGCTGTTGGCCGGCCCCCTGATGTGCGGAACCAGTCAGGTCGTCAACGACTGGTACGATCGTCATGTCGATGCCATCAACGAGCCGGACCGCCCGATCCCCTCGGGCCGAATCCCGGGGCGCTGGGGTCTCTATCTCGCACTGATCTGGACTACGGTCTCGCTGCTGCTCGCTTGGATGCTGGGACCCTGGGTCTTCGGGGCATCGCTGATCGGCATGGCCCTGGCCTGGGCCTACAGCGCGCCGCCTTTCCGGCTCAAGGGTAACGGCTGGTGGGGCAACCTCGCTGTCGGATTCTCCTACGAGGGATTGGCGTGGGTGACCGGCGCCGCCGTCATGCTCGGCGGCGCCATGCCGGACTGGCGGATCCTCGCACTCGCCGTGCTCTACAGCATCGGCGCACACGGCATCATGACGCTCAACGATTTCAAGGCGATCGAGGGCGACAAGCAGATGAACGTGCGCTCGCTACCCGTTCAACTTGGTGTCGACGGGGCCGCGCGCCTGGCCAGTCTCGTGATGGCCGTTCCTCAGGTGATCGTGATCGCGCTCTTGTTCGCCTGGGACAAGCCGGCCCACGGGATCGCCGTCGGCGTGGTCCTGATGATTCAACTGCTGCTGATGGTTCGCTTCCTGCAAAGTCCGCGCGAGCGGGCGACCTGGTTCAGCGGCCTCGGCGTCAGCGTCTACGTCACCGGGATGATGATCAGCGCATTTGCTCTGCGCGGGCTGCTCGTGTGA
- a CDS encoding geranylgeranyl diphosphate reductase, whose protein sequence is MTNLETFDVVIVGGGPAGATAATDLARRGRRVLLLDRGGRIKPCGGAIPPQAMREFEIPESMLANQVNSARMVSPSDQRVDMPINGGYVGMVDREHFDEWLRERAAQAGAERRTGTFEAVERDTDGTALIRYRPGAGRSGNESERVRARAVIGADGAHSSVGKQCVPGADMIKYVAAYHEIVRTPANGGPADFDGTRCDVYYQGDISPDFYGWVFPHGDTTSVGVGTAVEGFSLKSATTELRRRAGLEHAETLRREGAPIPLKPLKRWDNGRDLVLAGDAAGVVAPASGEGIYYALVGGRLAGDAVDTFLATGDARALKTARARFMKAHGKVFWVLGMMQYFWYSSDKRRERFVSMCKDPDVQSLTWDAYMNKRLVRAKPAAHLRVFFKDMAHLLGFVSAR, encoded by the coding sequence ATGACAAATCTTGAAACATTCGACGTTGTAATCGTCGGCGGCGGGCCCGCCGGTGCAACCGCTGCAACCGATTTGGCCCGGCGCGGCCGGCGCGTCCTTCTGCTCGATCGCGGCGGGCGCATCAAGCCCTGCGGCGGCGCCATTCCGCCGCAAGCGATGCGTGAGTTCGAGATTCCCGAATCCATGCTGGCGAACCAGGTCAACTCAGCGCGAATGGTCTCCCCGTCCGATCAGCGTGTGGACATGCCCATCAACGGCGGCTACGTCGGCATGGTGGATCGCGAGCATTTCGACGAGTGGCTTCGGGAACGCGCCGCGCAAGCCGGGGCCGAGAGACGGACCGGAACCTTCGAGGCGGTCGAGCGCGACACCGACGGTACGGCACTCATCCGCTATCGACCGGGCGCCGGGCGCAGCGGCAACGAGTCCGAGCGGGTCCGCGCGCGCGCCGTGATCGGCGCCGACGGGGCACACTCGTCCGTCGGCAAGCAGTGTGTGCCGGGCGCAGACATGATCAAATATGTCGCCGCGTATCATGAGATCGTGCGGACCCCGGCCAACGGCGGTCCGGCCGATTTCGACGGCACGCGCTGCGATGTCTACTACCAAGGCGACATCTCGCCGGACTTCTACGGCTGGGTCTTCCCGCACGGGGACACGACCAGCGTCGGTGTGGGCACTGCGGTCGAAGGCTTCTCTCTGAAAAGCGCGACCACCGAGCTGCGGCGGCGCGCCGGATTGGAGCACGCCGAGACCCTACGCCGGGAGGGCGCGCCCATCCCGCTGAAACCGCTCAAGCGCTGGGACAACGGACGCGATCTGGTCCTGGCCGGCGATGCCGCCGGTGTCGTGGCTCCCGCCTCTGGCGAGGGCATCTATTACGCGCTGGTCGGCGGACGGCTGGCCGGGGACGCGGTCGACACCTTTCTCGCCACCGGCGATGCGCGTGCGCTCAAGACGGCACGGGCGCGCTTCATGAAGGCACACGGCAAGGTCTTCTGGGTGCTCGGGATGATGCAGTACTTCTGGTACTCCAGCGATAAGCGTCGCGAGCGCTTCGTGAGCATGTGCAAAGACCCGGACGTGCAATCTCTGACCTGGGATGCCTACATGAACAAGCGTCTGGTCCGCGCCAAGCCGGCGGCCCATCTGCGGGTCTTCTTCAAGGATATGGCGCACCTCTTGGGCTTCGTCTCGGCACGCTGA
- a CDS encoding GAF domain-containing protein, protein MTPDLSSSPAFGYADLSNCEREQIQLAASIQPHGALIVLSEPDLVVIQVSENAGSLLRIDRDLIGARLDELVPVLAARVRPRLGDNLAQIPLVLRTPVGVRPERDFDAIVHRPPAGGLVVELEPSGAAVDLSARINAALQTIIASASLRSLCDEAARIFKSIAGYDRVMVYRFDDEGHGEVLSEQREPELEAYLGNRYPDSDIPRIARRLYERNRIRLLVDVDYEPVRIHPRTSPVTGEDLDMSLCSLRSMSPIHIQYLKNMGVGATLVASLLVGGRLWGLIACHHRGPRFVQYEIRAVCELLAEAVATRIAALESFVQAQAELSVRRLEQRMVEAISREGDWTSALFDDPRTLLQTVDAAGAALICDGRILTTGEVPGTRDLREIGAWLDTQPRSAVMATASLRRDEPRLADLTPVASGILAAPVSSCMGEYLIWCRPERVRTVTWGGNPFKPVFSGNDPAQLSPRRSFAQWHQVVEGTSDPWTSANLATARLIGESVADVIQQFRSVRVLIAQAQLAQVRSQVRVSEQPILIADADGVFLLTTQSFERLLHPDQPPPQCLDDLLALFSEPAEARRRLNELVNHRRAWRGEVELNTRDIGLRPFLVRADPVFSSPGSVLGFVILLTDLSERKSAEDARHRVQAGLLEQQKLMRQQLQWSANPMYRELLSAIVGNAQLAALEVTDGVDLGRVPALVDAVQSSVHRTTQLLEHLAWYSAQNTKDDPPIGN, encoded by the coding sequence TTGACCCCCGATCTTTCCTCCTCACCGGCGTTCGGGTACGCCGATCTTTCCAATTGCGAACGCGAGCAGATTCAGCTCGCCGCATCCATCCAGCCGCACGGTGCCCTGATCGTTCTGTCGGAGCCGGATCTTGTTGTGATCCAGGTCAGCGAAAATGCAGGCTCACTCTTGCGGATCGACCGGGATCTGATCGGGGCCCGCCTCGACGAGCTGGTGCCGGTGCTGGCAGCGAGGGTTCGTCCTAGACTCGGCGATAATCTGGCGCAGATCCCGCTTGTGTTGCGAACACCGGTGGGGGTGCGCCCGGAGCGGGATTTCGATGCCATCGTGCATCGTCCGCCGGCGGGTGGATTGGTCGTCGAGCTCGAGCCGTCGGGGGCCGCGGTCGATCTATCGGCTCGGATCAATGCCGCGCTGCAGACGATCATCGCTTCGGCGTCGTTGCGGTCTTTGTGCGACGAGGCCGCGCGGATCTTCAAGTCGATCGCCGGTTACGACCGGGTCATGGTCTATCGGTTCGATGACGAGGGTCACGGCGAGGTTCTTTCTGAGCAGCGCGAGCCCGAGCTCGAGGCATACCTCGGAAACCGTTACCCGGATTCCGATATCCCTCGAATCGCTCGACGGCTCTACGAGCGCAACCGGATCCGCCTCTTGGTCGACGTCGATTACGAACCGGTGCGCATCCACCCCCGCACATCGCCCGTCACGGGTGAGGATCTGGATATGTCGCTGTGCAGCCTGCGCAGCATGTCGCCGATCCACATCCAATATTTGAAGAATATGGGTGTCGGGGCAACGCTGGTCGCCTCGCTCTTGGTCGGGGGCAGGCTGTGGGGGCTGATCGCGTGTCATCACCGCGGGCCGCGCTTCGTGCAGTACGAGATTCGCGCCGTCTGCGAGCTACTGGCCGAGGCGGTGGCGACACGCATCGCTGCCTTGGAGAGCTTTGTCCAGGCTCAGGCGGAGCTATCGGTCCGACGCCTCGAGCAGAGGATGGTGGAGGCGATTTCGCGCGAGGGTGACTGGACATCCGCCCTCTTCGACGATCCCCGAACCTTGCTTCAGACCGTCGATGCAGCGGGAGCGGCCTTGATTTGCGACGGCCGCATTCTGACCACCGGAGAGGTTCCCGGAACTCGGGACCTGCGCGAGATCGGCGCCTGGCTCGACACTCAACCGCGGAGTGCTGTGATGGCGACCGCCTCGCTGCGGCGCGATGAGCCGCGCCTTGCGGATCTGACCCCGGTGGCGAGCGGCATCCTCGCCGCGCCGGTCTCGAGCTGCATGGGCGAATACCTGATCTGGTGTCGTCCCGAGCGGGTTAGGACCGTTACTTGGGGTGGCAATCCCTTTAAGCCTGTCTTCAGCGGAAACGATCCCGCGCAGCTTTCGCCGCGGCGCTCCTTCGCGCAATGGCACCAAGTGGTGGAGGGCACGTCCGACCCCTGGACCTCCGCAAATCTAGCGACCGCCAGGCTGATCGGCGAATCCGTGGCGGATGTCATCCAGCAGTTTCGCTCGGTCCGTGTGCTGATCGCCCAAGCGCAGCTCGCTCAGGTTCGCTCTCAGGTTCGTGTTTCGGAGCAGCCCATCCTGATCGCCGATGCAGATGGCGTCTTTTTACTGACCACGCAGTCCTTCGAGCGACTCCTGCATCCGGACCAACCGCCGCCGCAGTGTCTTGATGATCTGCTCGCCCTGTTCTCCGAGCCGGCGGAGGCTCGCCGCCGCCTCAACGAATTGGTGAACCATCGTCGGGCTTGGCGCGGCGAGGTGGAGTTGAACACCAGGGATATCGGCCTTCGTCCCTTTCTGGTGCGCGCCGATCCGGTCTTTTCATCGCCGGGAAGTGTCTTGGGATTCGTGATCTTGCTCACCGATCTGAGCGAGCGCAAGAGCGCCGAGGATGCCCGGCATCGGGTTCAGGCGGGTCTGCTGGAACAGCAAAAACTGATGCGCCAGCAGTTGCAGTGGAGTGCCAATCCCATGTACCGCGAGCTGCTTTCGGCGATTGTCGGGAATGCGCAGCTTGCCGCGCTCGAGGTGACCGACGGCGTCGATTTAGGTCGCGTGCCCGCCTTGGTCGATGCAGTTCAGTCCTCGGTGCACCGGACCACGCAGCTCCTCGAGCACCTCGCCTGGTACTCGGCGCAGAACACAAAGGACGATCCGCCTATCGGCAACTGA
- the ppsR gene encoding transcriptional regulator PpsR — protein sequence MTHLAQPDVTIFLDHVGVIRRAALSPAFRGEALDAWVGRLWAETVDSVGSESLQSLVDDARDSGVSAFRQVNQIFPSGLRLPIEYTAVRLGGDAGLVAIGRSLQAVTELQTRLVEAQQTMERDYWKLREVETRYRLLFGSSSDAVILLRVDGLAIQDVNPAASRALVGPSGSQRPLVGKDFAGELVDGERDLFYAMLQRLDDQGSAPGILLHLGAERAAWMVRASRLASEAGSLYLLQLTATEAASTSRQTADGAFADVLIERLPDGFVVTDRSGLIRWVNPSFLDLVQMPTSVGVLQRSLGRWLDRPGADMSVLLTTIARLGVVRPFSTRLRGELGGETEVEISAAGDLDTEPSSIGILFRDVGRRLPRQDNDERLGGRLNALSGRIGKGPLRALVDEAISVLEQHYIEEALELTRGNRTATADLLGLSRQSLYVKLKRYGMDPDTVTDPGSRT from the coding sequence ATGACCCATCTGGCCCAGCCCGACGTCACCATCTTCCTAGATCACGTCGGCGTGATCCGGCGAGCAGCGTTGTCGCCCGCGTTCCGCGGCGAGGCGCTGGACGCCTGGGTCGGGCGTCTTTGGGCGGAGACGGTCGATTCGGTCGGGAGCGAGAGCCTGCAGAGCCTCGTCGATGACGCGCGGGACTCGGGCGTCTCGGCCTTCAGGCAGGTCAATCAGATCTTTCCATCCGGGTTGCGTCTTCCGATCGAGTATACCGCCGTGCGTTTGGGTGGCGATGCCGGTCTGGTCGCTATCGGCCGCAGTCTCCAGGCCGTGACCGAGCTGCAGACGCGCCTTGTGGAGGCGCAGCAGACGATGGAGCGCGACTATTGGAAGCTGCGCGAGGTCGAGACCCGGTATCGGCTCTTGTTCGGATCCTCGAGCGATGCGGTGATTCTGTTGCGAGTCGACGGTCTGGCGATCCAGGACGTCAACCCGGCTGCATCGCGTGCCCTCGTTGGTCCGAGCGGATCACAGCGGCCGTTGGTCGGCAAAGACTTTGCCGGCGAGTTGGTCGACGGCGAGCGCGACCTCTTTTACGCGATGCTCCAACGGCTTGACGATCAAGGCAGCGCGCCAGGGATCCTGCTGCATCTGGGAGCGGAGCGAGCGGCTTGGATGGTGCGTGCTTCGCGGCTCGCGTCCGAGGCCGGTTCACTGTACCTTCTTCAACTGACAGCCACTGAGGCCGCGTCGACGTCTCGACAGACTGCCGACGGAGCGTTTGCCGACGTCCTGATCGAGCGCTTGCCCGATGGTTTCGTCGTGACCGATCGAAGTGGCCTGATTCGCTGGGTCAATCCATCCTTCCTCGACCTCGTTCAGATGCCGACCTCGGTCGGGGTGCTGCAACGAAGCCTAGGACGTTGGCTCGATCGACCGGGCGCGGATATGAGCGTGTTGTTGACGACGATCGCCCGACTGGGCGTCGTTCGTCCGTTCTCGACCAGGCTCCGCGGCGAGCTCGGCGGCGAGACGGAGGTGGAGATCTCGGCGGCCGGCGATTTGGACACCGAACCGTCGTCGATCGGAATCTTGTTCCGGGATGTCGGCAGGCGCCTGCCGCGACAAGACAACGACGAGCGTCTCGGCGGACGCTTGAACGCCCTGAGCGGGCGGATCGGCAAAGGTCCCTTGCGTGCGCTGGTGGACGAGGCGATCAGCGTGCTGGAGCAGCACTATATCGAGGAGGCGTTGGAGCTCACGCGCGGTAATCGTACCGCAACCGCCGACCTGCTCGGGTTGAGTCGTCAGAGTCTCTACGTCAAGCTCAAGCGGTACGGTATGGATCCGGACACGGTTACGGATCCGGGAAGTCGAACCTAG
- a CDS encoding type III pantothenate kinase, protein MMLLLDIGNTNLRWTLSGAGTHGEVRIVRHGGAVPIDLLADWERLDAPERVVASNVGGASVASAIGRATRAYWGLDVEFVQTRARFGALQIAYRDPERFGVDRWLALVAAHRLVAEAVLVVDAGTAATFDLLLADGRHLGGLILPGVEMMRASLLAGTLIPRIASEPTDEPWAVDTGPAVAAGSLQALAALATRLYDRLRQETQAPPALILTGGDAERLVPAMDRPCRVVPDLVLRGLSEVVSGEVVDIGCVSDALGGSESGESAPGAGKVQ, encoded by the coding sequence ATGATGCTTCTGCTTGATATTGGAAATACCAACCTGCGCTGGACTCTCTCGGGCGCAGGCACTCACGGCGAGGTCCGGATCGTGCGCCACGGCGGGGCGGTGCCGATCGACCTTCTGGCCGACTGGGAACGGCTCGATGCCCCCGAGCGTGTCGTGGCGAGTAACGTGGGCGGCGCATCGGTCGCCTCAGCGATCGGCCGCGCGACCCGGGCCTATTGGGGTCTCGACGTGGAGTTCGTGCAGACCCGAGCGCGATTTGGAGCGCTCCAGATCGCGTATCGTGATCCGGAGCGCTTCGGTGTCGACCGCTGGCTCGCCTTGGTTGCCGCCCACCGCCTGGTTGCCGAGGCGGTGCTGGTCGTGGATGCCGGAACGGCGGCCACTTTCGACCTCCTGCTTGCCGATGGCCGTCATCTCGGCGGCCTGATTCTCCCGGGGGTCGAGATGATGCGTGCGAGCCTTCTGGCCGGCACCCTCATTCCGCGGATCGCTTCCGAGCCGACCGACGAACCCTGGGCGGTCGATACGGGCCCCGCCGTTGCGGCCGGCAGTCTTCAGGCGCTTGCGGCCCTCGCCACTCGGCTCTACGACCGACTCCGGCAGGAGACACAGGCGCCGCCGGCGCTGATCTTGACCGGCGGCGACGCCGAGCGTCTGGTCCCGGCGATGGATCGGCCCTGCCGGGTGGTGCCTGATTTGGTCTTGCGCGGACTCAGCGAGGTCGTCTCGGGCGAAGTCGTGGACATCGGATGCGTGTCCGACGCGTTGGGTGGGTCCGAATCGGGTGAGTCGGCTCCCGGTGCTGGGAAGGTCCAGTGA
- a CDS encoding biotin--[acetyl-CoA-carboxylase] ligase — translation MTSGSRFHDAKAPPHLLDAERILAALSPTARRAMERLEIHTEIDSTNRALMREAAAGAPSGTLCLAECQTAGRGRLGRPWISPFGANLYLSALWRYSAPPAVLGGFSLVAGAVVADVLHRSGAEGLALKWPNDLLWDRRKLGGMLLEVAGESQGPSALVVGVGINVRMTPDQGRSIDQPWVDLAEVLGGPGIDRNVLAALLVDALIDAFERFGREGLNPFLALWDEFDAFRGEQVRLLLADREIRGRMLGIASDGALRLDTADGERRFHAGEVSLRGEVGDDR, via the coding sequence GTGACATCCGGCTCGAGGTTTCATGACGCCAAAGCGCCCCCTCATCTCCTCGATGCCGAGCGGATTCTGGCGGCGCTGTCCCCAACCGCTCGCCGGGCAATGGAACGACTGGAGATTCACACCGAGATCGACTCGACGAATCGCGCCCTGATGCGCGAGGCTGCGGCGGGTGCGCCCTCCGGAACGTTGTGCCTTGCGGAGTGCCAAACCGCCGGACGGGGGCGTCTCGGGCGTCCCTGGATATCCCCTTTCGGCGCGAACCTCTATCTGTCCGCGCTCTGGCGATACAGCGCTCCGCCTGCTGTGCTGGGCGGCTTCAGCCTGGTCGCGGGCGCCGTCGTCGCGGACGTGCTGCATCGCAGCGGCGCAGAGGGACTTGCGTTGAAATGGCCGAACGATCTGCTCTGGGATCGGCGCAAGCTCGGCGGGATGCTCTTGGAGGTGGCCGGCGAATCCCAAGGCCCCAGTGCTCTGGTGGTTGGGGTCGGGATCAATGTGCGGATGACGCCTGATCAAGGCCGCTCCATCGACCAGCCGTGGGTCGATCTTGCCGAAGTGCTCGGTGGTCCGGGAATTGACCGCAACGTCTTGGCGGCGCTGCTCGTCGATGCCCTGATCGATGCCTTCGAACGCTTCGGTCGGGAGGGTCTGAACCCATTCCTTGCACTCTGGGACGAGTTCGATGCCTTTCGCGGCGAGCAGGTGCGCCTGCTGCTCGCGGACCGGGAGATTCGGGGCAGGATGCTCGGGATCGCGTCGGACGGTGCCTTACGGCTCGATACCGCCGATGGGGAACGGCGATTCCATGCGGGGGAGGTCAGTTTGAGAGGCGAGGTCGGGGACGATCGATGA